Genomic window (Candidatus Hydrogenedentota bacterium):
GTGCTGCGCGATCCGGCAAAAGCGAATAAAGCCTACCTTTACTGCAAGGGATAAATCTTTCCGCAGCGGGGACATTGAACCTGTGATTTTTTGTAAGTGGGGGGGATTTTCGCTTTCAAGCCGCATGTACAACTTAAGAAAAGAAACCCATTGACGGAACGGACGAGATCAGCAGCTTCACGATACCGTTGCCTTGGTGTCGGTTCAGATGTTTTAGGTGTAGGCGGCGGCGAAGCAGTCTGTGGAGCTGTTTGGGGAAGACCACCGGTCGCGGCGCGGTGAGCAGCGGCACCCGATACCATGCCTGCCGTTGCTGTCGGCGTTGCGAAGGCAGCGGCGGGCATATGAATATCGTTCAAGTTACCTTCCATCTTTGCCGCTGCCGCATAGGATTGATAGGAAGTAACACCGCCCATGGCACGTAAAATCCGTATACGTTTCGCTATAGGAGGATGGGTACTCGTTAGGGAACTTAAACTGGCTTCCCGCGCCTCCAGAGGATTAATGATATATAAGGGCGCTAAGACCTTGCTCGTTGACTCTTTTTGACCGGGGTTGCCGGCGATTACTTCCAGTGCACTCGCCAAGCCTTCGGGATAGCGTGTATAGACAGCGCCGCCGGCGTCTGCCAAATATTCACGTTGACGGGAACAGGCAAAATAGAGCAATTGAGCCATAAGGGGCGCGATAATGGAGAGTATCCAAGCGAAGAGCAATAGGACAAGGGTAATCAATAATAGGGCGCCATTATCTTTTGATTTGCGCGTACTGAAGCGGCTGGAATTATAGGCGGCGTGGGTGGAAAAGCGCATGGTGAGCAAAAATAATTCGGTGATCAATACGATGGATCCCAGCATGATTGTGGCAAAGGTCATGAAAAGGATGTCGCGGTTGGCAATGTGGGCGATTTCGTGCGCAATAACACCTTGCAGTTGATCACGATTTAATTTAGCAAGCAGCCCTTGGGTGATGGCGACGGCAGCGTGTTCCGGGCTGCGCCCTGCGGCAAAGGCATTTAAGGACATGTCTTCGATGATATACACTTTGGGTACGGCTGGCAGTTGTGCCGCAATCGCCATTTCCTCCACCACATTAAAGAGTTGGGGATGATCTTGTTTTCGAATCTGTTTTGCCCCCGCAACGGCCATAAGAACGCTGTCACCGCCTGAAAAAGCGACAAGGGCTTGGACGCCCCAAATTAGAAAACTTACCGCCATCCCGATCAACGCGCCCATAGGAATGATGAACCGGAAACTCCCGACCATATAGGATTCGGTGACGGGGAAAGCGATCATTCCAATGAGGGCGCCTACAATAAGCAGGACAAGTAACATTAAAAAGATGAGTACAGCGGATTTCCGCCGGTTCGCACGTATCAGTTCAAACATAGCGTACGGCTTCCCCTTTCTGAGCAGCGTCGCAAAGCAGCGTCAGCAGGATACACGCCTGCAATACTGGTTTACCCCTACGGCATTTAAGAGAAGGAGACTTTGGGAACCTCACGTTCCGCAGTTTCAATTTCAAAGAAACTTTCTTTCTTAAAATTAAAAAGTCCCGCCACGATGTTCGTAGGGAACATTTCAATGCGATTGTTGGCGACCATAACCGAATCATTAAAGGCTTGTCGTGCAAAACTAATCCGATTTTCTGTGGAGCTCAGTTCTTCCTGCAACGCAAGGAAATTTTGATTCGCTTTCAAGTCCGGGTAACGTTCCACAACCACAAAAAAATTACTCAACGCTTTGTTCAGTCCGCTTTCCAACCCGCCCTGTTCTGCCACGCTCGCTCCTTTTGCTGAAGCGCTCTGGGCAAGATTGCGAGCACTCACAACGCTTTCCAAGGTTTCACGTTCATGCTGCATATATCCCTTCGCGGTTTCAATCAGATTGGGGATCAAGTCGTGGCGGCGCTTGAGCTGAACATCAATTTGTGACCATGCATTTTTTACCGCATTCCGCAAGCGTATCAAGGTGTTATAAGCGCCGATCATCCAAATCAAGACCACGAAGGCGATTGCGCCAATTACAAGTACTCCAACTAAAAAGCTGCTCATAGACTTCC
Coding sequences:
- a CDS encoding LemA family protein, producing the protein MSSFLVGVLVIGAIAFVVLIWMIGAYNTLIRLRNAVKNAWSQIDVQLKRRHDLIPNLIETAKGYMQHERETLESVVSARNLAQSASAKGASVAEQGGLESGLNKALSNFFVVVERYPDLKANQNFLALQEELSSTENRISFARQAFNDSVMVANNRIEMFPTNIVAGLFNFKKESFFEIETAEREVPKVSFS
- a CDS encoding M48 family metallopeptidase, coding for MFELIRANRRKSAVLIFLMLLVLLIVGALIGMIAFPVTESYMVGSFRFIIPMGALIGMAVSFLIWGVQALVAFSGGDSVLMAVAGAKQIRKQDHPQLFNVVEEMAIAAQLPAVPKVYIIEDMSLNAFAAGRSPEHAAVAITQGLLAKLNRDQLQGVIAHEIAHIANRDILFMTFATIMLGSIVLITELFLLTMRFSTHAAYNSSRFSTRKSKDNGALLLITLVLLLFAWILSIIAPLMAQLLYFACSRQREYLADAGGAVYTRYPEGLASALEVIAGNPGQKESTSKVLAPLYIINPLEAREASLSSLTSTHPPIAKRIRILRAMGGVTSYQSYAAAAKMEGNLNDIHMPAAAFATPTATAGMVSGAAAHRAATGGLPQTAPQTASPPPTPKTSEPTPRQRYREAADLVRSVNGFLFLSCTCGLKAKIPPTYKKSQVQCPRCGKIYPLQ